From the genome of Denticeps clupeoides chromosome 17, fDenClu1.1, whole genome shotgun sequence:
AAATTAAAGTCTTGCCAGAGGAACATTGtcaatttcaaaaaaaaaaaaaaaaaaaaaagttgggagggggggggggggggggggggggggggggggtgcagcaCGCCAttgacgttttttttccccatcttcttctcttcttctcttcttcttctttttactaTTCTCCCCGTCGCTCGCCTTCCACCGCCGGCCCGCCAATGGGCGTCCGGCCCCGAACCCGCATTGGGATGCAGATGAGCGCCGCGCGTGCTCCCGGCGCGCCTCAAAGCCCCGGATTGTTTGCCGAAGCCCGGCGAGCCACGCGCCCGGCTCGCGGAGTCGCCGAGCAGAAGAATCGCGCAGCGGGGCGgggtctcccccccccccccccccaaccccccccaaccccccgtTCCCCCGAGCGCAGAGCGTGCGTCTCCGACCgggaggaggggtggggtggggtccgGCGCGTGTTAGAAAAAGCCGGCCTCTGCCAAAAGTTCGCACCAGACCCGCTCCCGGCGCGCACCGCGATGGAGACCACCGGCATCCCCGCGACGCACGCGTTCGGCGCGCCGTTCCCCGGCAAGGCCAAGGTGCTGAAGAGACAGCGCTCCGCCTCGCCCGAGCTGCTGCGCTGCAAGCGCCGCCTCACCTTCACCGGCCTGGGCTACGCCATCCCGCAGCAGCAGCCGGTGGCGGTGGCCCGGCGCAACGAGCGCGAGAGGAACCGGGTCAAGCAGGTCAACATGGGCTTCCAGACCCTGCGCCAGCACGTGCCCAACGGGGCGGCCAACAAGAAGATGAGCAAGGTGGAGACCCTGCGCTCCGCCGTGGAG
Proteins encoded in this window:
- the LOC114767303 gene encoding achaete-scute homolog 1b-like, which codes for METTGIPATHAFGAPFPGKAKVLKRQRSASPELLRCKRRLTFTGLGYAIPQQQPVAVARRNERERNRVKQVNMGFQTLRQHVPNGAANKKMSKVETLRSAVEYIRALQQLLDEHDAVSAAFQCGVPSPTLSSGYSAEPESPQSAYSSDEGSYGQLSSEDQELLDFTTWFDRY